TCCGAAATGACCATGCGCGATTCCTTGCTCGGGGCACTGGGGCGCATGAACCTTAGCACAGACGAATCTGACAGATAAGAAAGAAATATCTTCGAGGTAGATCGGGATTCAGGGCTTGCTTTCCAATGCCCGCTCCACCGCCTCGATCAGGTCCGGATCATCCGGCTTGGTCAGACTGGAGAAATGGGCGATCACCTTGCCCTGGCGATCCACCACGTACTTGTAGAAATTCCAGCGCGGCGACTGCCCGGATTGCGCGATCAGTTCCCTGTAAAGCGGCGTCGCCTGATCGCCGGTGACGTGCTGCGGCTGGGTCATGGCGAAGGTCACACCGTAGTTCACGAAGCAGACCTTGGCCGTTTCCTCGGCGCTGGCGGCTTCCTGCTTGAAGTCGTCGGACGGCACGCCGAGCACCTCGAATCCCTGATCCTTGTAGCGTTTGTACAAGGCTTCCAGGCCCTTGAACTGGGGGGTGAAGCCGCAGTGACTGGCCGTGTTGACGATCAGCAACGGCTTGCCACCGAACTGCTGGCACAGGTCCAGGGTTTCCTTGGAGCGAAGCTTCGGCAATTCATGCTGCAACAGTGCAGGACACTCGGCGGCCAGGGCCTGGCCGCCGAATAGGGCAAGGAGCGTCAGGGAAAGGACGGGCAGGACTTTCATGGCGGACTCCGGCGCAAAATCGATGGGCCTACGCTAACGCCGGATCGCCCGCCTAGCAATGGATGCCCAACTGCATCAGCGCCAGGCCGCCCTGCTGCCATCCCCACCAGGCCAGCGCCATCAGTGCGCCGGCCGACAGGGCCACGCCCCACCAGGCCAGGTGCGTAGTCATGCGGCGCCGACCGGCTGCAGGCGCGCCACCGGCTGTTCGCGCACCGGCCAGTTGAGCACTGCCGCCAGCAGGCTGAGAAAGATGGAGATCTGCCATACCAGTTCGTAGCTGCCCGTGTGGTCATAGAGATAACCGCCCAGCCAGCCGCCGAGGAAGGCGCCCAACTGGTGGAACAGGAAAACGATACCACCGAGCATGGACAGGTTGCGCACCCCGAACAGGGTCGCCACGGTACCGTTGGTCAGGGGCACGGTGGACAGCCACAGCAGCCCCATGGCCATGCCGAAGGCGTAGGCGCTCCAGATGGACAGCGGTGAATAGACGAAGGCCAGGATCACTATCCCCCGCAGCAGGTAGAGCGCGGTCAACAGCCTGGGCTTGGCGTGCCGGCCGCCCAGCCAACCGGCGATATAGGTGCCGAAGACATTGAACAGGCCCACCAGCGCCAGCACCGTGGTCCCAACGCTGGCCGGCAGGTGCTGGTCCACCAGATAGGCGGGCAGGTGCACGCCGATGAACACCACCTGGAAGCCGCAGACGAAAAAGCCCAGCGCCAGCAGCCAGAACCCGGAATGTCCCGCCGCCTCCCGCAAGGCGTCGCCCAGGGTCTGCTCATGGGCCTGGGGCGGGGCGGGATTGTCCTTCAACATGCCCGCCAGCGGCAGGATCAGCGCCACCAGCAGCCCCAAGGCCAGCAATGCCGACGACCACCCTAGCCAGCCGATCAGGCCCAGGGTGCCGGGCAGCATGGCGAACTGGCCGAACGAGCCTGCAGCCGCCGCGATGCCCATGGCCATGCTGCGTTTATCGACCGGCACGGCGCGCCCCACCACGCCGAGGATCACCGAGAAGGATGTCCCCGACAGGCCGATGCCAATGAGCAGCCCCGCACTGATGGACAGCGACAGCGCCGAATCCGAATACCCCATCAGCACCAGGCCGACGGCATAGAGCACGCCCCCTACGACGACCGCGCGGGTGGCGCCGAAGCGGTCCGCCAGAGCACCGGTGAAAGGCTGGGTCAGTCCCCAGATGAGGTTCTGCAGGGCGATGGCGAAGGCGAACACCTCCCGCCCCCAGCCGAACTCACCGCTCATGGGAGCCAGGAACAAGCCGAAGCCGTGGCGGATTCCCAGGGACAACGCCAGGATCAGCGAAGCCCCCAGCAGGATCCAGCCACTCGTGCGCCACACCGAAGTCATAGAGAAATCCTTTGCGGGTAGCTACCCGCTTTAATCCGAAAAAAATCAGTCCAGGTACTCCAGGTCATCCAGCAACGCCATCAGCGCCGCCCGATTCTCCGGCCCAAGGCGCTCCGACATCCGCGCCTGGGCGACCTCCCAGTCCCGCAATGCTCGATCCAGGACCTCACGACCGGCAGGCGTCAGCGACACCAGGCGATTGCGCGAGTCCTCGCCCTCCTCCAACGTCACCCATCCCTTGGACTCGAGCAGCTTGAGGTTACGCCCAAGGGTGCTGCGGTCCAGGCCCATGGCATCCGCCAGGCTGGTGATGCTGGGCTGGTCGAGCCGCGTCACGTGCTTGAGCAGGGAATACTGGGCCACGTTCAGTCCGACGCCGGCAAGGGCGTCGTCATAGAAGCGCGTCACGTTGCGACTGGCACGGCGCAGCTTGGTGCAGAGGCATTGGGTCGGAAGCATGGGATGCATGTATATACCCGCATCAATGGGGTCGTCAACGAGGAAGCCGGTCGAGTCGATCATCGGCGCGGGTCCGGTGGTACCAGCCGCCGCCCTTGCACCGCGAGCCCTATCGCGACACGCCGATCGCCAATGTCACCACCACCAGCGCCGTGACTTCGACCATTTCCACCAGCGCGCCCGCGGTATCGCCGGTGGTGCCTCCCAGGCGGCGCAGCAGGTCGCGGCGCCACAGCGCAAGGACCAGCAGGGCCGACGCCAGCGCCAACCAGGCCACCCAACCCAGCAGGAGCATGGCCAAAGCGTGAGCCGCGAGCCATGGCGGCAACTGGCGGCGCGGCAGGTGACGCGCCAGCCCCTGCCCCAGGCCACCGGCCCGCACGTAGGGAGTGGTGAGGAAC
This genomic window from Pseudomonas furukawaii contains:
- a CDS encoding glutathione peroxidase — protein: MKVLPVLSLTLLALFGGQALAAECPALLQHELPKLRSKETLDLCQQFGGKPLLIVNTASHCGFTPQFKGLEALYKRYKDQGFEVLGVPSDDFKQEAASAEETAKVCFVNYGVTFAMTQPQHVTGDQATPLYRELIAQSGQSPRWNFYKYVVDRQGKVIAHFSSLTKPDDPDLIEAVERALESKP
- a CDS encoding MFS transporter is translated as MTSVWRTSGWILLGASLILALSLGIRHGFGLFLAPMSGEFGWGREVFAFAIALQNLIWGLTQPFTGALADRFGATRAVVVGGVLYAVGLVLMGYSDSALSLSISAGLLIGIGLSGTSFSVILGVVGRAVPVDKRSMAMGIAAAAGSFGQFAMLPGTLGLIGWLGWSSALLALGLLVALILPLAGMLKDNPAPPQAHEQTLGDALREAAGHSGFWLLALGFFVCGFQVVFIGVHLPAYLVDQHLPASVGTTVLALVGLFNVFGTYIAGWLGGRHAKPRLLTALYLLRGIVILAFVYSPLSIWSAYAFGMAMGLLWLSTVPLTNGTVATLFGVRNLSMLGGIVFLFHQLGAFLGGWLGGYLYDHTGSYELVWQISIFLSLLAAVLNWPVREQPVARLQPVGAA
- a CDS encoding MarR family winged helix-turn-helix transcriptional regulator, which translates into the protein MLPTQCLCTKLRRASRNVTRFYDDALAGVGLNVAQYSLLKHVTRLDQPSITSLADAMGLDRSTLGRNLKLLESKGWVTLEEGEDSRNRLVSLTPAGREVLDRALRDWEVAQARMSERLGPENRAALMALLDDLEYLD